The following are encoded in a window of Vigna unguiculata cultivar IT97K-499-35 chromosome 8, ASM411807v1, whole genome shotgun sequence genomic DNA:
- the LOC114193773 gene encoding uncharacterized protein LOC114193773, which yields MASSSALKCYKAIVGQSSRGQKRNEELYSNRFLTKEHEKNFAWVQNRRLLMEKPLGLLPKEVPEFLKEYLRKGWNNLGLYPAPANIAIVKEFYANAKKIHDEEPYLSYVRGRRLPFDVEIINSFLGTKWEMGDTPCQYAQLVKDNVDYREIDQACASRGGGGTFTLNNQQRPTKILRPNTPCSHPSNINMN from the coding sequence ATGGCATCTTCCTCCGCTCTTAAGTGCTACAAAGCAATTGTTGGCCAATCTTCTAGAGGCCAAAAGAGGAATGAGGAATTATATTCCAACCGCTTCCTTACCAAGGAGCATGAAAAGAACTTTGCTTGGGTTCAGAACCGAAGGCTTTTGATGGAGAAGCCACTTGGCCTTTTACCTAAAGAAGTTCCCGAGTTCTTGAAAGAATATCTACGGAAAGGGTGGAATAATTTGGGGTTGTATCCAGCTCCTGCGAACATAGCTATAGTGAAGGAGTTCTATGCTAATGcaaagaaaatacatgatgaAGAACCTTACCTAAGCTACGTTCGAGGAAGACGCCTCCCGTTTGATGTAGAAATTATCAACTCATTCTTGGGAACAAAATGGGAAATGGGCGACACACCATGTCAGTATGCCCAATTAGTGAAGGACAATGTTGATTACAGGGAGATAGACCAGGCCTGTGCATCTCGTGGGGGGGGGGGGACTTTTACATTGAATAACCAACAACGGCCCACCAAAATCCTTAGGCCCAACACCCCATGCTCACATCCTTCTAACATCAATATGAACTGA